The following proteins come from a genomic window of Paenibacillus swuensis:
- the radA gene encoding DNA repair protein RadA, with protein MAKVKTKFLCSECGYESPKWLGKCPGCQAWNSMVEETESVVKTQGMKSSLIFTKDKPVSIIDIKSSQEPRVLTNIGELNRVLGGGFVPGSLILVGGDPGIGKSTLLLQTSHALAVKGLKVLYISGEESVSQTRLRADRLNALSSNLFVLCETNLEQIEEAIEQVKPDFLVIDSIQTVYQPSVTSAPGSVAQVRECTGHFMRISKGKGIATVLVGHVTKEGAIAGPRMLEHMVDCVLYFEGERHHTYRLLRAVKNRFGSTNEIGIFEMKEAGLTEVTNPSELFLSERPLGVAGSTVVASMEGTRPVLVELQALVSPTNFPTPRRMSAGIDHNRLALIIAVLEKRNGMFLQNQDVYLNVAGGVKLDEPAVDLAAAVCIASSLKDQPTRPFDVVFGEIGLTGEVRAVSRIEHRVKEAEKLGFKRVIVPEKSLKGWKHPTTIQIIGVNTVKEALAAALG; from the coding sequence ATGGCAAAAGTAAAAACCAAGTTCCTCTGTTCGGAATGCGGCTACGAATCTCCCAAATGGTTGGGCAAATGTCCGGGGTGTCAAGCCTGGAATTCCATGGTGGAAGAAACGGAATCCGTAGTGAAGACACAAGGGATGAAATCATCGTTAATTTTTACGAAAGATAAACCAGTTTCGATCATAGATATTAAGAGCAGTCAGGAACCGCGCGTACTCACCAATATCGGAGAGCTGAACCGCGTTCTCGGCGGAGGCTTCGTGCCGGGCTCTCTGATTCTTGTCGGTGGCGATCCCGGGATCGGGAAATCCACCCTGCTTTTGCAGACATCGCATGCCCTCGCTGTGAAAGGACTGAAGGTACTTTACATATCGGGTGAGGAGTCTGTGAGCCAGACCCGCTTGAGAGCGGACCGCCTCAATGCATTGTCGTCTAACCTGTTCGTGCTCTGCGAGACGAATCTGGAGCAGATTGAAGAAGCGATCGAACAAGTAAAGCCCGACTTTCTGGTTATTGACTCGATTCAGACCGTATACCAACCCTCCGTTACCTCCGCGCCGGGCAGTGTAGCCCAGGTTCGGGAGTGTACAGGACATTTTATGCGTATTTCCAAGGGTAAAGGCATTGCAACCGTTCTGGTAGGTCATGTCACCAAGGAAGGCGCGATTGCCGGTCCTCGGATGCTGGAGCATATGGTGGACTGCGTGCTTTATTTTGAAGGGGAGCGGCATCATACGTACCGTTTGCTTCGCGCGGTTAAGAACCGTTTCGGGTCCACGAATGAGATCGGTATATTTGAGATGAAGGAAGCGGGATTAACCGAGGTGACGAATCCGTCGGAGCTGTTCTTGTCCGAGCGTCCGCTCGGTGTCGCCGGTTCCACGGTCGTTGCCAGTATGGAAGGGACCCGCCCTGTGCTCGTAGAGTTGCAGGCGCTGGTTAGTCCGACCAACTTTCCGACGCCCAGACGCATGTCCGCAGGTATTGATCATAATCGTCTGGCTTTAATCATAGCGGTATTGGAGAAACGCAACGGCATGTTCTTGCAGAATCAGGACGTGTATCTGAACGTGGCCGGCGGCGTGAAATTGGATGAACCTGCTGTGGATTTGGCGGCAGCCGTGTGTATTGCTTCTTCCTTAAAGGATCAACCGACCCGACCTTTCGACGTGGTGTTCGGTGAAATAGGCTTAACCGGTGAAGTCCGGGCGGTCTCCAGAATAGAGCATCGGGTAAAGGAAGCGGAAAAATTAGGATTCAAGCGAGTCATTGTACCGGAAAAGAGTTTAAAAGGTTGGAAACATCCCACCACTATTCAAATTATCGGAGTTAATACAGTAAAGGAAGCACTAGCGGCGGCGTTAGGTTAG
- the disA gene encoding DNA integrity scanning diadenylate cyclase DisA yields MKEKEDTHRDLVMSQLLQLVAPGTAFRDGLENVLRAKTGALIVVGYSPEVQEIVDGGFSINCDFSPNYLYELAKMDGAIILSEDIKRILYANTQLIPDSSISSIETGIRHRTAERVAKQTGKLVVSISQRRNVITLYQGNLRYSLKDIGVILTKANQAIQTLDKYKAVLNQGLTNLTAGEFEELVTLHEVANVVQRVEMVLRIKAEIKRYINELGNEGRLITMQMEELVANIEEDAVLLLKDYARDRSDEKIKEIQAGLKRLTADELLESHMIIRLLGYAYANNILEEPIAPRGYRMLSKIPRLPTVIINNLVERFGILPHILMATIEELDEVDGIGEVRARTIKEGLKRIQEQAFIDRHI; encoded by the coding sequence ATGAAAGAGAAGGAAGACACGCATAGAGATTTAGTTATGAGTCAATTGTTACAACTGGTAGCGCCCGGAACAGCATTCCGCGACGGTCTGGAGAATGTATTGCGGGCCAAGACCGGCGCGTTAATCGTAGTGGGTTATAGCCCTGAAGTTCAGGAAATCGTGGACGGCGGATTCTCTATCAACTGCGATTTTTCACCGAACTATCTATATGAGCTAGCGAAGATGGACGGCGCCATTATTCTCAGTGAAGATATTAAACGCATTCTGTACGCCAACACACAGTTAATTCCCGATTCCTCCATTTCCTCCATAGAAACGGGGATTCGTCATCGTACCGCGGAGCGGGTAGCGAAGCAAACCGGGAAACTGGTTGTATCCATTTCACAGAGACGGAATGTTATCACGCTGTATCAAGGCAATTTGAGATACTCCCTGAAGGATATCGGGGTGATCTTGACCAAGGCTAACCAAGCCATCCAAACCCTGGATAAATATAAAGCCGTACTTAATCAAGGGTTAACAAACTTAACCGCAGGTGAATTTGAAGAACTGGTTACCCTGCACGAAGTGGCTAATGTGGTACAGCGTGTTGAGATGGTGCTTCGAATTAAGGCCGAGATCAAGCGTTATATCAATGAATTAGGAAATGAAGGCCGTCTGATTACGATGCAAATGGAAGAACTGGTCGCCAACATTGAAGAAGATGCCGTGTTGCTTCTGAAAGATTATGCGCGTGACCGCAGTGATGAAAAAATTAAAGAGATTCAGGCGGGTCTGAAGAGGTTGACGGCGGATGAGTTACTTGAATCACACATGATTATCCGATTGTTAGGGTATGCCTATGCCAACAATATTCTTGAGGAGCCGATCGCGCCTAGGGGATATCGGATGTTAAGCAAAATTCCTCGTTTGCCGACCGTCATCATTAACAACCTTGTCGAGCGTTTTGGCATTTTGCCTCATATTCTCATGGCCACGATTGAAGAATTAGATGAAGTGGATGGAATCGGTGAAGTGCGCGCGCGAACCATTAAAGAAGGACTGAAGCGAATTCAGGAACAAGCTTTCATTGACAGGCATATCTGA
- the pssA gene encoding CDP-diacylglycerol--serine O-phosphatidyltransferase, whose protein sequence is MITKSLPSIFTIGNLFLGIVSIILVFNGNAPLAAVMVIIAMLLDGVDGRVARALNVQSEFGKELDSLSDVISFGVAPAFIIYVVAFQELAPAAGWIVTALFPICGALRLARFNVISGTPGYFIGLPIPAAGGVLCTMALFQENIHNIALLLATIVLSLLMVSNVKYPNFKKVGIPKAAIWVVPIIVIIAIVIALNASPDTLSKLIFVPLLIYALYGLKKNVDTLFRRRRKQQSEDVDAVEQQL, encoded by the coding sequence ATGATAACGAAATCTCTGCCCAGTATCTTTACCATAGGCAATCTGTTTCTGGGGATCGTCTCCATTATTCTGGTGTTTAACGGTAATGCGCCATTAGCCGCGGTCATGGTCATCATTGCGATGCTCCTGGACGGGGTTGACGGAAGGGTAGCGCGAGCGCTGAACGTTCAGAGCGAATTCGGTAAAGAGCTGGACTCCCTGTCTGACGTAATTTCATTCGGCGTTGCTCCCGCATTCATCATATATGTGGTTGCCTTTCAGGAGCTTGCTCCGGCTGCGGGATGGATCGTGACTGCCTTGTTCCCGATATGCGGAGCGCTGCGTCTGGCCCGGTTCAACGTAATCTCGGGAACGCCGGGATACTTTATCGGTTTACCGATACCTGCCGCTGGCGGTGTGCTTTGTACGATGGCACTCTTTCAAGAAAATATCCATAACATCGCACTATTGCTTGCAACCATCGTATTGTCATTGCTGATGGTCAGTAATGTGAAATATCCTAACTTCAAGAAGGTAGGCATTCCGAAAGCGGCGATATGGGTTGTACCGATTATAGTCATCATTGCGATCGTCATTGCCTTGAATGCTTCACCCGATACGCTTTCCAAGCTTATCTTCGTACCTCTATTGATTTACGCCCTCTATGGGCTAAAAAAAAACGTTGACACGCTGTTTCGGCGCCGCCGCAAACAGCAAAGTGAAGATGTCGACGCGGTAGAACAGCAGCTCTAA
- a CDS encoding nucleoside triphosphate pyrophosphohydrolase family protein, with protein MNSPSLKEFQDQVSELLLRHRSLLDVLSKCNQANASVHRSVIKSVTECGCIEVHAEKQRYSEQPDLQEAMGLMQQHIHGKLCDTCKEAVSAELGKNFFYISALCNLLSIDMETVIDEESRKCSTLGLFNLS; from the coding sequence ATGAACTCTCCCAGCTTAAAGGAATTTCAGGATCAGGTTTCCGAATTATTACTTAGGCACCGAAGCTTGCTGGATGTGCTGTCGAAGTGCAATCAAGCTAACGCTTCCGTTCACCGTTCCGTAATCAAGTCGGTTACAGAGTGCGGCTGTATTGAGGTTCATGCGGAGAAACAACGTTATTCTGAACAACCCGATCTTCAGGAAGCCATGGGACTTATGCAGCAACATATTCACGGCAAACTATGTGATACTTGTAAGGAAGCGGTGTCCGCGGAGCTTGGCAAGAACTTCTTTTATATCTCGGCTTTATGCAATCTGTTGAGTATTGACATGGAAACCGTTATTGATGAAGAATCGAGAAAATGTTCCACGCTAGGATTGTTTAATCTGTCGTAA
- a CDS encoding PIN/TRAM domain-containing protein: MILQRMIQWLCACVGGMLGYQWSVSSDAPLRWLEPLTGSVRMSGESYWLTGAGAIVFLLGSSWVAKKVATGFHKAEARLMQMPLGDLITGVAGLILGLVIAVLLFPSIRELQGYGLLISVFVTGLLGFSGYRIAYTKKEEAAELLKGIRGGGTRNKESKLFEEHKILDTSVIIDGRIADICKTGFIEGTLVIPEFVLEELQHIADSSDLLKRNRGRRGLDILNKIQKELDVHVLIYEGDFEEISEVDSKLVKLAKVLGGKVVTNDFNLNKVCELQGVSVLNINDLANAVKPVVLPGEEILVQIIKDGKEFGQGVAYLDDGTMIVVEGGRDFIGSTIEVLVTSVLQTSAGRMIFAKPKLLEKAL; encoded by the coding sequence ATGATATTACAAAGAATGATTCAATGGTTGTGCGCTTGTGTGGGCGGGATGTTGGGCTACCAATGGAGTGTGTCTTCCGATGCGCCGTTGCGTTGGTTGGAACCCTTAACCGGGAGCGTGAGGATGAGTGGAGAATCGTACTGGTTAACCGGTGCGGGAGCGATTGTGTTTTTACTTGGTTCTTCTTGGGTAGCTAAGAAAGTTGCGACAGGGTTCCATAAAGCGGAGGCCCGATTAATGCAAATGCCTCTTGGGGATTTGATTACCGGAGTTGCGGGACTTATATTAGGACTGGTCATTGCTGTGTTGTTATTTCCGTCCATTCGCGAGCTGCAGGGTTACGGCTTGTTAATATCCGTATTCGTTACAGGTTTGCTTGGCTTTTCCGGTTACCGAATCGCTTACACGAAGAAGGAAGAAGCGGCCGAGCTGTTAAAGGGCATACGCGGCGGAGGCACCCGTAATAAGGAAAGCAAATTGTTCGAAGAGCACAAGATCTTGGACACCAGCGTCATTATTGACGGACGTATTGCGGATATTTGCAAGACCGGATTTATTGAGGGGACGCTCGTCATTCCGGAATTTGTACTCGAGGAGCTGCAACATATTGCGGATTCTTCCGATTTGTTAAAAAGGAACCGGGGACGCCGGGGGCTGGATATTTTGAATAAAATCCAGAAGGAATTGGACGTGCATGTTCTCATTTATGAAGGAGACTTTGAAGAAATCTCCGAGGTGGACAGCAAGCTTGTAAAATTGGCCAAAGTGCTTGGGGGCAAGGTAGTTACGAATGATTTCAACCTTAATAAAGTATGTGAGCTGCAGGGTGTGTCCGTTCTGAACATTAACGATTTGGCGAATGCGGTAAAACCTGTCGTTTTGCCAGGCGAAGAAATTCTGGTTCAGATTATTAAAGACGGCAAGGAATTCGGACAAGGTGTCGCTTACTTGGATGACGGTACCATGATTGTCGTGGAAGGCGGCAGAGACTTTATCGGAAGCACGATTGAAGTGTTAGTGACCTCTGTTCTGCAAACCTCAGCCGGCCGAATGATCTTTGCGAAGCCGAAGCTCTTGGAAAAAGCGCTGTAA
- the ispD gene encoding 2-C-methyl-D-erythritol 4-phosphate cytidylyltransferase: MNQLGVVVVAAGKGLRMGTKESKQYLRLNGKPILVHTLEVFNRMQDVDEVVLVVGADDVERCETYVRDFGLTKVKHVIAGGSERQHSVYQGLAALNTDWVLVHDGVRPLIREEDALRCLQGARQSGAAVLAVPVKDTIKIVNEVGVITTTPDRKSLWAIQTPQAFRRLALMAAHEDAAGEGFLGTDDAMLAERAGTEVHVVEGDYTNIKITTPEDLDWAEYLLGKRGAMN, encoded by the coding sequence ATGAATCAGCTGGGCGTAGTGGTCGTGGCGGCAGGCAAAGGCTTGCGTATGGGCACCAAGGAAAGCAAACAATATTTACGGCTGAACGGAAAGCCGATATTGGTACATACATTGGAAGTGTTCAACAGGATGCAGGACGTGGATGAGGTCGTATTGGTTGTAGGCGCTGATGATGTTGAGCGTTGTGAAACCTACGTACGGGATTTCGGATTGACCAAAGTAAAGCACGTTATCGCCGGCGGATCCGAACGTCAGCATTCGGTGTATCAAGGCTTGGCGGCTCTGAATACGGATTGGGTGCTGGTGCATGACGGTGTACGGCCGCTCATTCGTGAAGAAGACGCTCTACGTTGCTTGCAGGGCGCGCGGCAATCCGGGGCGGCCGTGTTAGCGGTGCCTGTGAAAGATACAATCAAGATTGTGAATGAGGTAGGTGTCATCACCACGACGCCGGACCGCAAGAGCTTGTGGGCGATCCAAACGCCGCAGGCTTTTCGCCGTTTGGCATTGATGGCAGCGCATGAAGATGCGGCGGGAGAAGGTTTTCTGGGCACAGACGACGCGATGCTGGCCGAAAGGGCCGGAACGGAAGTGCATGTGGTTGAAGGCGATTATACGAATATTAAAATTACGACGCCCGAAGATTTGGATTGGGCGGAATACTTGCTGGGGAAACGGGGAGCGATGAATTAA
- the ispF gene encoding 2-C-methyl-D-erythritol 2,4-cyclodiphosphate synthase has protein sequence MIRVGQGFDVHQLTEGRKCIIGGVDIPYEKGLLGHSDADVLLHAITDAILGALGRGDIGTHFPDTDAAFKDADSLELLKEVWAFSKEAGFTLGNLDATIIAQKPKMAPYIPQMAEIIAQALEADRSQVNVKATTTEQLGFAGRGEGIASQAVVLLIQK, from the coding sequence ATGATACGCGTAGGACAAGGGTTTGATGTGCACCAACTGACGGAAGGCAGGAAATGTATTATCGGAGGCGTCGATATTCCGTATGAAAAGGGTTTGCTGGGTCACTCCGACGCGGACGTACTTTTACACGCGATTACAGATGCTATATTGGGCGCTCTGGGTCGCGGAGATATCGGCACACACTTCCCGGATACGGATGCCGCATTCAAGGATGCGGACAGCCTGGAGTTACTGAAGGAAGTGTGGGCATTCTCCAAGGAAGCGGGATTTACCCTTGGTAACCTTGATGCGACAATTATTGCGCAGAAACCGAAGATGGCGCCGTATATCCCGCAGATGGCCGAGATTATCGCGCAAGCTCTCGAGGCGGACCGGTCCCAAGTGAATGTGAAAGCAACGACAACCGAGCAGCTAGGCTTTGCCGGACGGGGCGAAGGGATTGCCTCGCAGGCGGTTGTTCTCTTAATTCAGAAGTGA
- the gltX gene encoding glutamate--tRNA ligase, whose protein sequence is MEREVRVRYAPSPTGHLHIGNARTALFNYLFARSRGGKFIIRIEDTDVKRNVAGGEENQLTYLSWLGMDWDESIDKGGEYGPYRQTERIDLYKEQYEKLIAEGKAYYCYCTEEELEQEREEQTARSDMPMYSGKHRDLTDEQRRAFEAEGRVPSVRFRVREGAVYTFDDMVKGSVSFEGDGIGDFVIVKKDGIPTYNFAVVVDDYLMRISHVLRGDDHISNTPRQLMIYEALGWEPPVFAHMTLIVNESRKKLSKRDESIIQFIEQYDRLGFLPEALFNFITLLGWSPEGEDEMFTREELIKVFDPGRLSKSPAVFDTTKLNWMNNQYMKKADTERVTAMCIPHLQQAGRIPAELDTASEQWVTLLVGLYQEQLNCAADIVPITSLFFDDIGELEEDTKAVLAEEQVPAVAEAFLKEVENAQEFSADGMKGLLKNVQTETGFKGKQLFMPIRAVLTGQVHGRDLNQTLFLLGKDKVVQRLQQFLSTK, encoded by the coding sequence ATGGAGAGGGAAGTTCGTGTCCGGTACGCGCCAAGTCCAACCGGGCATTTGCATATAGGAAACGCGAGAACGGCGTTATTCAATTATTTATTCGCCCGCAGTCGCGGGGGAAAGTTTATTATCCGGATCGAAGATACGGATGTGAAGCGGAACGTGGCCGGCGGCGAAGAGAATCAGCTTACGTACCTGAGCTGGCTGGGTATGGACTGGGATGAGAGCATCGACAAGGGCGGAGAGTACGGACCTTACCGCCAGACCGAGCGTATCGACCTGTATAAAGAACAGTATGAGAAGCTGATTGCAGAAGGTAAAGCCTACTACTGTTATTGCACGGAAGAAGAGCTGGAGCAGGAGCGGGAAGAGCAGACCGCGCGCAGCGACATGCCGATGTACTCCGGCAAGCATCGGGACTTGACGGACGAACAGCGCCGAGCGTTTGAAGCTGAAGGCCGTGTGCCAAGCGTGCGTTTTCGTGTGCGCGAGGGAGCCGTGTACACCTTTGACGATATGGTGAAAGGTTCTGTCTCCTTCGAAGGGGACGGCATCGGCGACTTCGTCATCGTGAAGAAGGACGGCATACCGACCTACAACTTTGCCGTTGTAGTCGATGATTACCTCATGCGCATTTCCCATGTGTTGCGCGGTGACGATCATATCTCGAACACGCCGCGACAATTGATGATCTATGAAGCGTTGGGCTGGGAGCCCCCGGTATTCGCACATATGACGCTGATTGTGAATGAGAGCCGCAAGAAGCTGAGCAAACGGGATGAGTCCATCATTCAATTCATCGAGCAATATGATCGACTGGGTTTCTTGCCGGAAGCCTTGTTTAACTTTATTACATTGTTAGGCTGGTCTCCTGAAGGTGAGGACGAGATGTTCACCCGTGAGGAACTGATCAAGGTATTCGATCCGGGCAGATTGTCGAAGAGCCCGGCCGTCTTCGACACAACCAAACTGAACTGGATGAATAACCAGTACATGAAAAAAGCGGATACTGAACGAGTTACGGCCATGTGTATCCCGCATCTGCAACAAGCTGGCCGGATTCCAGCAGAGCTGGATACGGCGTCGGAGCAGTGGGTCACGCTTCTTGTCGGTTTGTATCAGGAACAACTGAATTGCGCGGCGGATATCGTGCCTATAACATCGCTGTTCTTTGATGACATCGGAGAACTGGAAGAGGACACGAAAGCGGTTCTCGCGGAAGAACAGGTTCCTGCGGTGGCGGAGGCTTTCCTAAAGGAAGTGGAGAATGCCCAAGAATTTAGCGCCGATGGGATGAAAGGATTGCTAAAGAATGTGCAAACCGAAACGGGATTCAAGGGCAAGCAATTGTTCATGCCGATTCGGGCTGTTCTGACCGGCCAGGTTCACGGGCGCGACTTGAATCAAACGCTGTTCCTTCTTGGTAAGGACAAGGTGGTTCAACGTTTGCAACAATTTTTGTCTACAAAATAA
- the cysE gene encoding serine O-acetyltransferase, with protein sequence MFRTMRSDIQAVFDNDPAARSRFEVIFTYSGLHAIWAYRIAHWFYLRQWFTLARMISQISRFFTGIEIHPGATIGERLFIDHGMGVVIGETCEIGNDVVLYQGVTLGGTGKEKGKRHPTIGNHVVVSSGAKILGSFTVGDHAKVGANSVVLKAIPACTTVVGIPGRIVKYNGKRMDDKLNHSQMPDPIIEAFRFMQKEIHELKQEVEQLREGKKREKPSETEFLTREREATKKAEV encoded by the coding sequence ATGTTTCGCACAATGAGGTCGGATATCCAAGCAGTGTTCGACAACGATCCGGCGGCGAGAAGTCGGTTTGAGGTTATTTTCACCTATTCAGGTTTGCATGCCATCTGGGCTTATAGAATCGCGCACTGGTTTTATTTGCGTCAGTGGTTTACGTTAGCGCGCATGATTTCCCAAATCAGCCGATTTTTTACCGGCATTGAAATCCATCCTGGAGCGACCATCGGGGAGCGGTTATTTATCGATCACGGCATGGGTGTGGTCATCGGCGAAACGTGTGAAATCGGGAATGATGTCGTCTTGTACCAAGGGGTGACTCTCGGGGGAACGGGTAAAGAGAAAGGCAAGCGGCACCCTACGATCGGCAATCATGTCGTCGTCTCCTCAGGGGCCAAAATTCTAGGTTCGTTTACAGTAGGAGATCACGCGAAGGTAGGCGCGAATTCCGTCGTACTTAAAGCTATTCCGGCTTGTACAACGGTAGTGGGCATTCCCGGCCGAATTGTAAAGTATAACGGGAAGCGTATGGATGACAAACTAAACCATAGCCAAATGCCGGATCCAATCATTGAAGCATTCCGTTTTATGCAGAAGGAAATTCATGAGCTGAAGCAGGAAGTGGAACAATTGCGCGAGGGCAAGAAGCGGGAGAAGCCGAGCGAGACCGAGTTTCTGACCCGCGAAAGAGAAGCGACCAAGAAAGCTGAGGTATAG
- the cysS gene encoding cysteine--tRNA ligase produces MTLHIFNTMSREKEPFVPLEPGKVKMYVCGPTVYNYIHIGNARPAIFFDVVRRYLAATGYDVTYVLNFTDVDDKMIRKAEELGETVPQIAEKFIGAYYEDVRGLGIQDADIHPRVTETMDEIIEFIQGLLDKGYAYVSEGDVNFRTSRFEEYGKLSHQNLDELQFGIRIGVDERKENAQDFVLWKNAKPGEIHWKAPWGEGRPGWHIECSAMIKKYLGTTIDIHGGGHDLTFPHHECEIAQTESYTGEKFVNYWMHNGYININNEKMSKSLGNGINVVELRQRTKPQAIRYFMLSGHYRSPLNFSEESLKQAENSVERIWNSYGNLQHRYTNAAAIQAVDGTFDHPEITAKLEEIRSDFYTRMNDDFSTPDAITALFNLVAETNLYLQQGVVGEPVLRRMLDLFQEFDAVLGILEQEIPALLDEEIERLLTERVEARQAKNWARADEIRDMLTEKGILLEDTPQGMRWRRK; encoded by the coding sequence ATGACCCTACACATATTCAACACGATGAGCCGGGAGAAAGAACCCTTCGTTCCGCTCGAACCAGGTAAAGTGAAGATGTACGTATGCGGCCCGACCGTATATAACTACATTCATATCGGGAATGCCCGTCCGGCGATATTCTTTGATGTCGTGCGGCGTTATCTTGCGGCAACGGGGTATGATGTTACCTATGTGCTGAACTTTACGGATGTGGATGACAAAATGATTCGCAAAGCCGAAGAACTGGGCGAAACAGTCCCGCAGATCGCGGAAAAGTTCATTGGCGCTTACTATGAGGATGTCCGCGGTTTAGGCATTCAGGATGCGGATATTCATCCGAGGGTGACCGAAACGATGGATGAAATCATTGAATTCATCCAGGGCTTGCTGGACAAAGGCTACGCCTATGTAAGCGAAGGAGATGTCAATTTCCGTACGTCGCGATTTGAAGAGTACGGAAAGCTGTCGCATCAGAATCTGGATGAATTGCAATTTGGAATCCGTATTGGTGTCGATGAGCGCAAAGAAAACGCGCAGGATTTTGTGCTCTGGAAAAATGCCAAACCCGGGGAGATTCATTGGAAGGCGCCTTGGGGTGAAGGACGTCCGGGTTGGCACATTGAATGCTCTGCCATGATTAAGAAGTATTTGGGCACGACCATTGATATTCACGGCGGCGGACATGACTTAACGTTTCCCCATCATGAGTGTGAAATTGCGCAGACCGAATCTTACACAGGCGAGAAATTCGTCAATTACTGGATGCATAACGGCTACATTAACATTAACAATGAGAAAATGTCCAAGTCACTCGGCAACGGCATTAATGTAGTCGAACTCAGACAACGCACGAAACCGCAGGCCATCCGTTATTTCATGCTTTCGGGCCACTATCGCAGCCCTCTGAATTTCAGCGAGGAGAGCTTGAAACAGGCTGAAAACAGTGTGGAACGAATTTGGAATTCGTATGGGAATCTTCAGCATCGATATACCAATGCCGCAGCCATTCAAGCTGTTGACGGGACGTTTGATCATCCTGAAATTACGGCTAAGCTTGAAGAGATCCGATCCGATTTCTATACACGCATGAACGATGACTTTAGTACACCGGATGCGATTACAGCATTATTTAACCTGGTCGCGGAAACCAATCTGTACCTGCAACAAGGAGTGGTAGGAGAGCCAGTACTGCGGCGGATGCTGGATTTATTCCAAGAGTTCGATGCGGTATTGGGTATACTGGAACAAGAGATTCCGGCTTTGTTGGATGAAGAAATTGAACGTTTGCTAACCGAGCGGGTGGAAGCTCGTCAAGCCAAGAATTGGGCGCGTGCGGACGAAATTCGTGATATGCTGACGGAGAAAGGCATCCTGTTGGAAGATACGCCGCAAGGGATGCGTTGGAGAAGGAAATGA
- a CDS encoding Mini-ribonuclease 3, whose product MSEVITNQPIYFPPAKRADLMNPLVLAYMGDAVYETFIRQYVVSQPNHRPNHLHREATKFVSAKAQARALDRMLPLLTEEEVDIMKRGRNAKSGSSPKNTDILVYRHSTAFECLLGYLYYQQRFDRLDELMRFTLEK is encoded by the coding sequence ATGAGTGAAGTAATTACGAATCAACCTATCTATTTTCCCCCTGCCAAAAGAGCAGATCTAATGAATCCGCTGGTATTAGCCTATATGGGCGACGCCGTCTATGAAACCTTCATACGACAATATGTCGTGTCCCAGCCGAATCACAGGCCCAATCATCTGCACAGGGAAGCCACAAAGTTTGTTTCCGCCAAGGCGCAGGCCAGGGCTTTGGATCGCATGCTACCTTTATTGACGGAAGAAGAGGTAGATATCATGAAGCGGGGCCGGAACGCCAAGTCCGGGAGCTCCCCGAAGAATACAGATATCCTGGTTTATCGTCACAGCACGGCCTTCGAGTGCTTATTGGGTTATCTGTACTATCAACAACGGTTCGATCGTCTGGATGAACTCATGCGCTTCACCTTAGAGAAATAA